One Pseudomonas fluorescens genomic region harbors:
- a CDS encoding UDP-glucose 4-epimerase family protein gives MKGARVLVTGATGFVGEAVVFRLLLDKIYAPVAAVRGETRLSGLCDVVPFDLDERVALPSLNNVQTVIHCAARVHVMSEAAADPLAMFRQMNVQGTARLARHAAASGVKRFIFVSSIKVNGEETSAGMPFTAADIPSPVDPYGISKCEAEDVVRQIALETAMDVVIIRPPLVYGPGVKANFLSMMCWLKKGLPLPLGALRNRRSLVAISNLVDLLVTCIDHPKAANQTFLVSDGEDLTTTQLLQRMADALTVRARLLPVPPFLLRLGAALLGRKAVAQRLCGTLQVDMEKTRTVLEWTPPVSVSEALLITANHFQKR, from the coding sequence ATGAAAGGTGCTCGGGTATTGGTGACCGGAGCTACGGGGTTTGTGGGCGAGGCAGTGGTGTTTCGCCTGCTGCTCGACAAGATCTACGCTCCTGTTGCAGCAGTGCGTGGCGAGACGCGATTAAGCGGTTTGTGCGATGTAGTGCCTTTTGATCTGGATGAACGTGTTGCCCTGCCGTCGCTGAACAACGTTCAGACAGTGATTCACTGTGCGGCGAGGGTTCATGTCATGAGCGAGGCGGCGGCCGATCCGCTTGCCATGTTTCGTCAAATGAATGTGCAGGGCACTGCGCGGCTGGCCCGTCATGCGGCGGCGTCCGGGGTTAAGCGCTTCATTTTTGTCAGTTCCATCAAGGTCAATGGCGAAGAAACATCCGCCGGGATGCCCTTTACCGCAGCCGACATTCCTTCTCCTGTTGATCCTTACGGTATTTCCAAGTGCGAGGCAGAAGATGTCGTGCGCCAGATCGCACTGGAAACCGCAATGGACGTGGTGATTATTCGACCGCCTCTGGTGTACGGGCCAGGCGTCAAGGCTAATTTTTTAAGTATGATGTGCTGGTTGAAAAAAGGTCTTCCCCTACCACTGGGAGCATTACGCAATCGCCGCAGCCTAGTGGCCATCAGCAATCTGGTAGATCTTTTGGTGACCTGTATCGATCATCCCAAGGCAGCCAATCAAACGTTTCTGGTGAGTGACGGCGAAGACCTCACGACTACTCAATTGCTTCAAAGAATGGCGGATGCTCTGACCGTGCGAGCGCGTTTGTTGCCCGTGCCGCCGTTTCTCCTGCGTCTTGGGGCGGCTTTATTGGGTAGAAAAGCTGTAGCCCAGCGGCTCTGCGGCACGTTACAGGTCGACATGGAAAAGACGCGCACGGTGCTGGAGTGGACTCCGCCCGTCAGTGTGAGCGAAGCACTTCTGATCACTGCCAACCATTTTCAGAAGCGCTAG
- a CDS encoding glycosyltransferase, which produces MPVEHPKVAILLAAYNGMQWIEEQLATILGQTAVDVTVYISIDPSTDGTEAWCADQAAQQPRINVLPDAGAFGGASRNFFRLIRDVDIEGYDYVAFADQDDVWHLDKIERAIRAIETLGVDAYSSNVVAFWPDGRNQLLDKAQPQTRWDFLFEAAGPGCTYVMSRKMMRPLKASLLSHWDALQMVSLHDWYCYAFARSHGLRWFIDPQPSMRYRQHESNQVGANTGINPLIARYKTIHDGWWFSQIRMIAQLVGLADDPFVRQWLSLGRRQLMRLSLSARECRRRTRDKLFFFFICCATAVIRKKTK; this is translated from the coding sequence ATGCCAGTAGAACATCCCAAGGTTGCGATCCTGCTAGCCGCCTACAATGGCATGCAGTGGATCGAGGAGCAGTTGGCCACGATCCTCGGTCAGACAGCTGTCGACGTAACCGTTTATATAAGCATTGATCCTTCGACCGACGGAACTGAGGCATGGTGCGCGGATCAAGCCGCGCAGCAGCCGCGCATCAATGTCCTGCCTGATGCCGGCGCGTTTGGTGGAGCTTCGCGCAATTTCTTCCGTTTGATCCGTGATGTTGATATTGAAGGCTACGATTACGTCGCATTTGCTGACCAGGATGACGTCTGGCATCTGGACAAGATCGAACGGGCTATCCGAGCGATAGAGACCCTAGGCGTAGATGCGTATTCAAGTAACGTAGTTGCGTTCTGGCCTGATGGTCGCAATCAGTTATTGGACAAGGCCCAGCCGCAAACCCGCTGGGACTTTCTCTTCGAGGCTGCTGGGCCGGGTTGTACCTATGTAATGAGTAGAAAGATGATGCGGCCGTTGAAGGCGTCATTACTCAGTCATTGGGACGCATTGCAAATGGTCAGCCTGCATGATTGGTATTGCTATGCCTTCGCACGCAGCCATGGTTTGCGCTGGTTCATTGATCCGCAGCCATCGATGCGTTATCGCCAGCACGAAAGTAATCAGGTCGGGGCTAATACCGGTATCAATCCGCTGATTGCGCGCTACAAAACCATTCATGACGGGTGGTGGTTTTCTCAGATTCGAATGATTGCCCAATTAGTTGGCCTCGCCGATGATCCATTCGTGCGGCAATGGTTATCTTTGGGTCGTCGACAGTTAATGCGACTGTCTTTAAGTGCGCGTGAATGTCGGCGGCGAACCAGGGATAAATTGTTCTTTTTCTTCATTTGTTGCGCAACTGCCGTTATCAGGAAAAAAACCAAATGA
- a CDS encoding MraY family glycosyltransferase gives MNFSWFVLIALIITFILTAVLRRYALAKSLMDIPNARSSHTVPTPRGGGVAIVVTFLVALCSLYAADLIALRDFVAVAGAGALVAIIGFMDDHGHIAARWRLLGHFCAAIWALAWLGGLPPVSLFGQVFDLGWIGFALATLYLVWMLNLYNFMDGIDGIASVEAVTVCIGACVLYALGGTVGLMEPVLLLAGCAGGFLLWNFPPAKIFMGDAGSGFLGIALGILSIQAAGSSFQYFWGWLILLGVFVVDATMTLFRRLLRGEKVYEAHRSHAYQFASRHYGKHLPVTVAVCLINLLWLLPVAVAVVYFQLDGLLGVLLAYVPLFVLGLQFNAGKSEKDVSA, from the coding sequence ATGAATTTCAGCTGGTTTGTGCTGATCGCATTAATTATTACGTTCATTCTGACTGCTGTTTTGCGCCGGTATGCTCTTGCCAAAAGTCTGATGGATATCCCCAACGCCCGTAGCTCACACACGGTTCCAACGCCGAGGGGTGGGGGCGTTGCGATCGTCGTAACGTTTCTTGTCGCATTGTGCTCGCTGTATGCAGCTGACTTGATTGCACTCAGAGATTTTGTCGCAGTGGCCGGGGCGGGCGCTTTGGTAGCGATCATCGGGTTCATGGATGATCACGGCCATATTGCCGCGCGTTGGCGCTTGCTTGGGCACTTCTGCGCGGCGATCTGGGCGTTGGCCTGGTTGGGTGGTCTGCCGCCAGTCAGCCTGTTTGGACAGGTTTTCGATCTCGGCTGGATCGGGTTCGCACTGGCTACCCTCTACCTCGTCTGGATGCTCAATCTCTATAACTTCATGGACGGCATTGACGGAATTGCAAGCGTCGAGGCGGTAACGGTGTGTATCGGTGCGTGCGTGTTGTACGCCTTGGGCGGGACTGTCGGGCTCATGGAGCCGGTCTTGTTGTTAGCCGGTTGTGCGGGCGGATTTCTATTGTGGAATTTTCCGCCGGCTAAGATTTTCATGGGCGATGCCGGTAGCGGCTTTCTGGGTATTGCCTTGGGGATCTTGTCAATACAGGCTGCCGGTTCCTCATTTCAATACTTCTGGGGTTGGCTGATTTTGCTCGGGGTATTTGTCGTCGACGCGACCATGACCCTGTTCAGGCGTCTGTTACGGGGCGAAAAAGTGTATGAGGCACATCGCAGCCATGCCTACCAATTCGCTTCACGCCATTATGGGAAGCATCTTCCGGTGACTGTTGCCGTCTGCTTGATCAATCTGCTTTGGCTGCTGCCGGTCGCCGTGGCTGTAGTGTATTTCCAGCTCGATGGTCTTCTCGGCGTTCTGCTGGCTTACGTGCCACTTTTCGTTCTGGGGTTGCAGTTCAATGCGGGTAAATCCGAAAAGGATGTATCGGCATGA
- a CDS encoding ABC transporter ATP-binding protein, giving the protein MMSSEVAIKVQNLSKCYEIYDKPRDRLLQMLSRGKKKYCREFWALRDVSFEIRKGETVGIVGRNGSGKSTLLQILCGTLNPTGGTVETHGRIAALLELGSGFNPEFTGRENVYLNASILGLSKEEIDARYDAIIEFADIGDFINQPVKTYSSGMLVRLAFSVQAQVEPDILIVDEALAVGDAKFQARCFDRLKKLKENGTSILLVTHSSEQIVTHCDHAFLLNDGVQLAEGEPRMVVNRYLDLLFGKTQQSASVEIGEASDELAAYQTPEGGLDVFETHPNYNPNEYRWGDRSATIIDFHLSAGGLEYPIALDTGAQIKLAVFVRFDTDLVCPILGMTIKTKEGVTLYGVNSETLDCLEFRTCGRKGEIVEVEVLISCDLAPGDYFISVGVSTKDGEEVTPRDRRYDSIHFQVRPTDKFFGLVNLDSSIRAKKVSN; this is encoded by the coding sequence CTGATGTCATCTGAAGTCGCTATCAAAGTTCAAAATCTCAGCAAGTGTTACGAGATTTATGACAAGCCGCGCGACCGACTGCTTCAGATGCTCAGTCGCGGGAAGAAAAAATATTGCCGTGAATTCTGGGCGCTTCGCGACGTTTCTTTCGAAATTCGCAAAGGCGAAACGGTCGGTATCGTTGGTCGCAACGGCAGCGGCAAATCCACCTTGCTGCAAATTCTTTGCGGTACGTTGAATCCAACCGGTGGTACGGTCGAAACCCATGGCCGGATCGCCGCGTTGCTCGAACTGGGCTCGGGCTTCAATCCCGAGTTTACCGGACGCGAGAACGTTTACCTGAATGCATCCATTCTGGGTTTGAGCAAAGAAGAAATTGACGCCCGATATGACGCGATCATTGAGTTCGCAGATATCGGCGATTTCATCAATCAGCCGGTGAAGACGTATTCGAGCGGTATGTTGGTGCGATTGGCGTTCTCCGTTCAGGCGCAAGTCGAGCCCGACATTCTTATTGTCGATGAAGCGCTGGCAGTGGGTGACGCGAAGTTTCAAGCCCGTTGCTTTGACCGGTTGAAAAAGCTCAAGGAAAACGGCACTAGTATTCTGTTGGTGACTCACTCCAGCGAACAAATCGTGACGCATTGTGATCACGCCTTCCTGTTGAACGATGGTGTGCAGCTCGCAGAGGGTGAGCCGCGCATGGTCGTCAACCGGTACCTCGATTTGTTGTTCGGCAAGACTCAGCAATCGGCGTCTGTCGAAATCGGCGAAGCGTCGGATGAGCTGGCGGCCTATCAAACGCCTGAAGGCGGCCTCGATGTATTCGAAACGCATCCGAACTACAACCCGAACGAATATCGTTGGGGCGACAGATCGGCGACCATCATTGACTTCCACCTTAGTGCAGGGGGCCTTGAGTACCCTATTGCCCTGGACACCGGCGCGCAGATCAAACTTGCGGTATTCGTACGCTTCGATACTGACCTGGTGTGCCCGATTCTCGGGATGACGATCAAGACCAAAGAGGGCGTTACCCTCTATGGCGTCAATAGTGAAACGCTGGATTGTCTGGAGTTCAGAACGTGCGGGCGAAAGGGCGAGATCGTCGAAGTTGAAGTGCTCATTTCTTGTGATCTGGCGCCAGGTGACTACTTCATTTCCGTCGGAGTTTCGACCAAAGATGGCGAAGAAGTAACCCCGCGTGACAGACGTTATGACTCGATCCATTTCCAGGTTCGTCCGACTGACAAATTTTTTGGGCTTGTAAATCTGGATTCCAGCATTCGTGCCAAGAAGGTTTCAAATTGA
- a CDS encoding ABC transporter permease, whose product MLNFSTSPKEMVSSFWRNRNLIAALVQREVVGRYRGSFMGILWSFFNPVFMLIVYTFVFSVVFKARWSGGSDSKTEFALILFAGLIVFNFFAECFNRSPTLILSNANYVKKVVFPLEILPWITVGSALFHMVISLTVWLLAYLILFGAPHLTVLLFPLIILPLLLMIMGLTWALASLGVYLRDVAQFIGILTTVLMFLSPIFYPASALPEKYQHLLMLNPLTPAIEYARDVLFWGKLPDFTVLGIYLVGSALIAWLGFAWFQKTRKGFADVI is encoded by the coding sequence ATGCTTAATTTTTCCACGTCGCCAAAGGAAATGGTCAGTAGTTTCTGGCGCAACCGGAACCTGATCGCAGCGCTCGTACAACGGGAGGTCGTTGGGCGTTACCGTGGATCGTTCATGGGGATTCTGTGGTCGTTCTTTAACCCCGTGTTCATGTTGATTGTCTACACGTTCGTCTTCAGCGTCGTGTTCAAGGCCCGATGGAGCGGCGGCAGTGACTCGAAAACCGAATTTGCACTTATTCTGTTCGCCGGACTTATCGTATTCAACTTCTTTGCGGAGTGTTTCAATCGAAGTCCGACGCTAATCCTCTCGAACGCCAATTACGTCAAGAAAGTAGTGTTCCCGCTGGAGATTCTTCCCTGGATCACGGTCGGCTCAGCTCTCTTTCACATGGTCATCAGTCTGACTGTCTGGCTGCTGGCCTACTTGATACTGTTCGGCGCGCCGCACCTGACCGTTCTGTTGTTCCCATTGATTATCTTGCCACTGCTGCTGATGATTATGGGTTTGACGTGGGCCTTGGCATCGCTTGGCGTTTACCTCAGGGATGTCGCGCAATTCATTGGCATTCTGACCACTGTCCTGATGTTCCTGTCGCCTATCTTCTACCCTGCCAGTGCGCTACCTGAGAAGTATCAACATCTACTGATGCTCAATCCACTGACACCTGCAATCGAATATGCCCGGGATGTTCTGTTCTGGGGGAAATTGCCCGACTTTACTGTGTTGGGCATTTATCTCGTCGGTTCGGCGTTGATTGCGTGGCTAGGATTCGCCTGGTTTCAGAAAACACGAAAAGGATTTGCTGATGTCATCTGA
- a CDS encoding glycosyltransferase yields MNILLKQAGYQLNDELNIWSRPDYSSINYSDGDTTELRIKFLIDQASDVSVFSDELRRSCTDWPSLYYLSSTRSNLLRVFDADLRGDVLEIGAGCGAITRYLGEQGGRVLALEGSSRRASIARARTRDLPNVSVLAESFENFSIDTQFDVITLIGVFEYANLFVSGDNPGATMLAKVRSLLKPDGLLIIAIENQLGLKYFAGAPEDHVTTPMYGVEGRYSSATVQTYGKKALASLLANAGFTSNEFFAPFPDYKLPVSIITEEGFKDPQFDASAFASQSVQRDPQLPDLCTFSLELAWSQIFKNGLGMDMANSFLVGASPVSRNAVEPQTLAFHYSCDRRSVYCKRSEFRRDSENTINVHYQKLGKTIDEGEGHSLVTFNLAASEPYVNGYVLGTKLIDIVNAEGWTYADIGAFLEDYLSILKMLCDNAESQPGEVSGALVDAVPQNIVVDLEGRAQLIDKEWTLTSNVRYEFLLFKTLTQFLGSITRISKGAEAGPITRKDFVFKACEAAGYPIREEDVKEFLAIEAQIQNAINGRSASEFTAWGEDRLIVEDNLFSAFSNSQFALAQTREALASAVTDARQEIEALNAKLQQREADYQQVINSNSWFITKPVRFLVRSLRHGKGALRSRVETSKRGFTNYLRGHEANLPQPVEEVVEAPVTRTHSVSVILPIYKDVEMTRRCILAAMPGIIAFNSKLVAINDASPDAGMQAMLLELQKQWPQVMTVLENEVNLGFVKTVNRGMRHASQDDIVFLNSDVIVPVDWLERLTAEAYIAPNIGTVTPFSNNATICSFPAFLYENQPAFGLSVEQIDAVFAGPRLPVSQAPTGVGFCMYIRRECLDVVGLLNEEKFGKGYGEENDLCQRGLKAGWLNILTPNLYAFHEGGVSFSSSKQALTEHATKVITELHPDYHLDIQRFIAADPLKAVRVKRLAQLIASLERPKVLHISHEAGGGVQQHLDELADALESDVCCLFLAPRRGHCAVTLRMGSFPGADELLFQLPEEHTLLVEFLKGCGVGFVHFHHTLGLNSQLVQLPAELGAEYALTVHDYYWLCGNPTLTDAQGVYPGQYADDIVNPDFQLPDGVSPAQWREQLRGFIEGAKAVVFPSAYTLANYRLNYELPNAVVAGHVEHERSIGRDVAPIVQKIRYNVGVIGALGKEKGADYLEQVAAAAAAVNAPLNFRLVGFGYKELDGVLTTGRYDASELPSLIAANEFDVILFPSQCPETYSYTLSYALQAGLPIIAPNIGAFPERLSGRANTLVYQYGITPAELMGQISKFAKRLAAGERLTAPVVDTSLYQPAFYSSDYPALCGAGSDNHSHQRAVFELPKFSAATIAYEAPLTTKEIALLAIWTLYRHPRMERISNAVPYSLRQKIKRVLSRRPLHEIVDVNKN; encoded by the coding sequence TTGAATATTTTATTGAAGCAAGCGGGCTATCAGCTTAATGACGAGCTCAACATCTGGTCGCGACCGGATTATTCGAGCATCAACTACAGCGATGGTGATACCACCGAACTGCGCATAAAATTCTTGATCGACCAGGCCAGCGACGTCAGTGTTTTTTCTGATGAGCTGCGCAGATCGTGCACCGATTGGCCATCGCTTTACTACCTCTCCAGTACCCGTTCAAACTTGTTGCGAGTGTTCGATGCCGATCTTCGTGGTGATGTCCTCGAGATTGGTGCCGGTTGTGGTGCAATCACCCGCTATTTGGGTGAGCAGGGCGGCCGGGTCCTGGCGCTGGAAGGCAGCTCGCGTCGCGCCAGTATCGCTCGTGCGCGCACCCGAGACCTGCCGAACGTATCCGTGCTGGCCGAGTCGTTCGAGAATTTCAGCATCGATACCCAGTTCGATGTCATCACCCTGATCGGCGTTTTCGAGTACGCCAATCTGTTCGTATCCGGTGACAATCCGGGGGCGACGATGCTTGCGAAAGTTCGCTCGCTGCTCAAGCCTGACGGCTTGCTTATCATCGCGATCGAAAACCAGCTCGGCCTGAAATATTTCGCCGGCGCGCCTGAAGATCACGTGACGACGCCGATGTACGGTGTCGAGGGGCGCTATAGCAGCGCTACCGTGCAGACTTACGGTAAAAAAGCCTTGGCGTCGTTATTGGCGAATGCTGGATTCACCTCGAACGAGTTCTTTGCGCCGTTTCCGGATTACAAGTTGCCGGTATCGATCATCACTGAAGAGGGATTCAAAGATCCTCAGTTCGATGCCAGTGCATTCGCATCGCAGAGTGTTCAGAGAGATCCGCAACTGCCAGATCTGTGCACCTTCTCGCTGGAGTTAGCGTGGTCGCAGATCTTCAAGAACGGCTTGGGCATGGATATGGCCAACTCCTTCCTCGTAGGTGCCTCTCCTGTCTCGCGTAATGCGGTTGAGCCGCAGACCCTGGCGTTTCATTACAGCTGCGATCGCCGCTCTGTGTATTGCAAACGCTCGGAGTTTCGTCGGGATTCCGAAAACACGATCAATGTGCATTACCAGAAACTCGGAAAGACGATCGATGAGGGTGAAGGGCATTCGCTCGTCACCTTCAATCTTGCAGCGTCCGAGCCCTACGTCAATGGTTACGTGCTTGGCACCAAGCTGATCGATATCGTCAATGCCGAGGGCTGGACTTACGCGGATATCGGCGCCTTCCTCGAGGACTATCTGAGCATACTCAAAATGCTTTGTGATAACGCCGAGAGCCAGCCAGGCGAGGTGTCGGGAGCATTGGTCGATGCGGTGCCGCAGAACATTGTGGTTGATCTGGAAGGGCGTGCGCAGTTGATCGATAAAGAGTGGACGCTCACTAGTAACGTCCGCTACGAGTTTCTGCTGTTCAAAACGCTCACGCAGTTTCTGGGTTCCATTACCCGAATCAGCAAGGGGGCAGAGGCAGGCCCAATTACCCGTAAAGACTTTGTATTCAAAGCTTGCGAAGCTGCCGGATACCCGATTCGCGAAGAAGATGTGAAAGAGTTTCTGGCAATTGAGGCGCAGATTCAGAATGCTATCAACGGCCGAAGCGCGAGCGAATTCACCGCGTGGGGCGAAGATCGCCTGATTGTCGAAGATAATCTTTTTTCCGCTTTCAGCAACTCGCAGTTCGCCTTGGCTCAGACCCGCGAAGCGCTTGCAAGCGCTGTCACTGACGCCAGGCAGGAAATCGAAGCGCTGAATGCCAAACTGCAACAGCGGGAAGCCGACTATCAACAGGTCATCAACTCCAACTCCTGGTTCATTACCAAGCCGGTGCGCTTCTTGGTGCGCTCGTTGCGGCACGGTAAAGGGGCGCTGCGCAGCAGGGTGGAGACTTCCAAGCGAGGGTTCACTAACTATCTGCGAGGGCACGAAGCCAATCTGCCCCAGCCGGTTGAAGAAGTAGTTGAAGCGCCTGTCACGCGCACTCACTCGGTCAGCGTCATTCTGCCGATCTATAAAGATGTGGAAATGACTCGGCGCTGCATTTTGGCCGCCATGCCAGGGATTATTGCGTTCAATTCCAAATTGGTTGCGATCAATGATGCCAGCCCGGATGCAGGCATGCAGGCCATGCTTCTTGAGTTGCAGAAACAATGGCCGCAGGTGATGACCGTTCTTGAAAACGAAGTCAATCTGGGCTTCGTCAAAACCGTCAATCGCGGCATGCGCCACGCCAGCCAGGACGATATCGTTTTCCTGAACAGTGACGTTATCGTGCCGGTGGACTGGCTGGAGCGTTTGACCGCTGAAGCTTATATTGCGCCGAACATTGGTACCGTTACTCCGTTTTCCAACAACGCGACTATTTGCAGTTTTCCGGCGTTTCTTTATGAAAACCAGCCAGCCTTCGGCTTGAGCGTCGAGCAGATCGATGCCGTGTTTGCCGGCCCCCGATTGCCGGTAAGCCAGGCGCCGACGGGTGTGGGCTTCTGCATGTACATTCGCCGCGAATGCCTGGATGTTGTGGGTCTGCTGAACGAAGAGAAGTTTGGCAAAGGGTATGGTGAGGAAAATGATCTGTGCCAGCGCGGGCTGAAGGCCGGCTGGCTCAATATCCTGACCCCTAACCTGTATGCATTTCATGAGGGCGGGGTCAGTTTTTCTTCTTCCAAGCAAGCGCTGACCGAGCATGCAACCAAGGTCATCACCGAACTCCATCCGGATTATCACTTGGATATCCAGAGGTTCATCGCCGCAGATCCGCTGAAGGCGGTGCGGGTAAAACGTCTGGCGCAATTGATCGCCTCGTTGGAGCGGCCGAAGGTCTTGCACATTTCGCATGAGGCCGGGGGCGGAGTGCAGCAGCACCTGGACGAGTTGGCAGACGCCCTCGAGTCCGATGTTTGCTGTCTGTTCCTGGCACCTCGCCGTGGTCATTGCGCCGTTACTTTGCGCATGGGCAGTTTCCCGGGTGCCGATGAGCTTCTTTTCCAGTTGCCCGAAGAGCACACGTTGTTGGTCGAGTTCTTGAAGGGCTGCGGTGTCGGCTTTGTACATTTCCACCACACACTCGGTCTCAATTCGCAGTTGGTTCAATTACCGGCAGAATTGGGCGCTGAATATGCGTTGACGGTTCACGATTATTACTGGCTGTGCGGTAACCCGACTCTGACCGATGCGCAGGGCGTCTATCCGGGACAGTATGCCGACGATATCGTCAACCCTGATTTCCAGTTGCCTGACGGTGTTTCGCCGGCCCAATGGCGAGAGCAGTTGCGCGGATTTATCGAGGGGGCGAAGGCAGTAGTGTTCCCTTCGGCGTACACCCTTGCCAACTATCGACTCAACTACGAGTTGCCTAACGCTGTCGTCGCAGGTCATGTGGAGCACGAGCGCAGCATTGGCCGGGATGTCGCGCCGATCGTGCAAAAGATCCGTTACAACGTGGGTGTGATAGGTGCTTTGGGCAAAGAAAAGGGTGCCGATTATCTGGAGCAAGTGGCAGCGGCGGCAGCGGCGGTCAATGCACCGCTTAACTTCCGGCTCGTCGGTTTCGGTTACAAAGAGTTGGACGGCGTTCTGACTACGGGTCGTTATGATGCCAGTGAGCTTCCTTCGCTGATTGCCGCCAATGAGTTTGATGTCATCCTGTTTCCGAGCCAGTGCCCGGAAACTTACAGCTATACCCTCAGCTATGCGCTGCAGGCAGGGTTGCCAATCATTGCGCCAAACATTGGCGCGTTCCCGGAGCGATTGTCCGGGCGCGCAAACACCCTTGTTTATCAATATGGAATCACGCCAGCCGAGCTGATGGGGCAAATCAGCAAATTTGCGAAAAGGCTCGCTGCCGGAGAGCGGCTGACTGCGCCGGTCGTCGACACCAGCCTGTACCAGCCTGCGTTTTATAGCTCTGACTACCCGGCTTTATGCGGTGCCGGCAGCGATAATCACAGCCATCAGCGAGCAGTTTTTGAACTGCCGAAGTTCTCGGCCGCGACGATCGCTTATGAGGCGCCGCTGACGACCAAGGAAATCGCGCTGTTGGCCATCTGGACGCTTTACCGTCATCCGCGTATGGAACGCATCAGCAATGCGGTGCCTTACTCGCTACGGCAAAAAATCAAGCGGGTGCTAAGCAGGCGCCCGCTGCACGAGATCGTGGACGTGAACAAAAACTGA
- a CDS encoding glycosyltransferase family 2 protein: MQGHETQPARVTVLMCTYNGERFLAQQLDSIASQTYREWNVVVSDDGSTDATLDILRQYSATWGEGRLTVLQGPKRGFAANFMSVACNAPKQSHFYAWADQDDIWQANKLESAVQVLEALPSDVPALYCARTELIGDSETVIGCSPLFSRPASFANALVQSLAGGNTMVFNHLARDVFCHAGAELDIVSHDWWAYLLVTGVGGKVVYDASPSILYRQHEANLIGANSGMRARIMRLRLMSTGRFRDWNDINIAALETVRSRLSAESLQTLEHFKKARDSKGYNRFVWLYRAKVYRQTCLGNLGLALAAVLNRI, from the coding sequence ATGCAAGGTCATGAAACGCAACCGGCTCGCGTGACAGTTCTGATGTGTACTTACAATGGTGAGCGCTTTCTGGCACAGCAATTGGACTCGATAGCCAGCCAGACCTATCGCGAATGGAATGTAGTCGTTTCTGATGACGGTTCTACCGATGCGACACTGGATATTCTGCGCCAGTACAGCGCGACTTGGGGGGAAGGCCGGCTGACGGTTTTGCAAGGGCCGAAGCGAGGGTTCGCGGCTAATTTCATGTCCGTTGCCTGCAATGCGCCCAAGCAATCGCACTTCTATGCATGGGCCGATCAGGACGATATCTGGCAAGCCAATAAACTCGAGTCTGCCGTGCAGGTATTGGAGGCATTACCTTCCGATGTTCCAGCTTTGTATTGCGCCCGGACCGAGTTGATTGGTGACTCGGAGACGGTTATCGGCTGCTCGCCACTATTTTCTCGTCCCGCCAGCTTCGCTAATGCATTGGTACAGAGTCTGGCCGGGGGTAACACCATGGTGTTTAACCACTTGGCCCGCGACGTGTTTTGCCATGCTGGCGCTGAACTGGATATTGTCTCTCATGACTGGTGGGCCTATCTGCTGGTTACTGGAGTGGGCGGCAAAGTGGTGTACGACGCGTCACCGTCCATTCTGTACAGGCAGCATGAGGCGAATCTGATTGGCGCCAACTCGGGAATGCGCGCACGTATCATGCGCTTGCGACTGATGTCTACCGGCCGATTTCGTGACTGGAATGACATAAATATTGCTGCACTCGAAACAGTTCGTTCCCGCTTGAGTGCAGAAAGCCTCCAGACTTTGGAGCATTTCAAGAAAGCCCGTGATTCGAAGGGTTACAACCGTTTCGTCTGGCTTTATCGCGCCAAAGTCTACCGCCAGACGTGTTTGGGCAATCTTGGGTTGGCGCTGGCCGCGGTGCTCAACAGAATTTGA